A stretch of Falco rusticolus isolate bFalRus1 chromosome 2, bFalRus1.pri, whole genome shotgun sequence DNA encodes these proteins:
- the OFD1 gene encoding oral-facial-digital syndrome 1 protein isoform X3 has protein sequence MASAEGEALSQDELRKRLYQTFKNRGVLDTLKIQGSKRKYFSLWISLGVFSRKIKGLYQTQLRNQLIHELMHPILSGELQPLAVPSDDSSLLITASNSLVAEHLQRCGYEYSLSVFFPESGLEKKKLWTMQDLLQLMRINPKSSLYKSLTSGIQKENKGFLMQILIGLTEHHLSKETHETETQTNSVPPYRESLAEKLQLIDEQFAGSYTQHQEYESLEVKLHEYRKEIEKQLQAEMYQKLEHFKEVEIAKIKMEEKVQTQKEISELRHELEKEHQAKSEALISREKNAIERLQKQQEIEAKEVYAQRQSLLKDIEVIRTREAELKQRIEAFEVTQKIQEEKNKAIDDALRRREVAVKNIEETYDQKLKTELLKYQLELKEEYIARTNKVTEDEKKNKEKAMLLHEESIAVHSKKEELKQAISHTKELELDLESVKAQVLLVNKQNQLLTEKLKEVSDYPLLKEEKLELQVQNKLLRQQLDETRIENQHLRDKLSQPSAEHLACQVELRRVEHSRKLALDEFENHRQILEKQLQSETEHCAQLKTQLLDSEATVRKLNMQVEELKLQVKQTQAALENEVYRNPKPSLVDRSVLDFTGDRVVPHDIYVDSTFLKNQVMTDVMKLNAVPRVGYRQQLHPRSTSPDSDLEFMAQTRARIKELEKEAEYLEEAYRNYQHRVMQDAAASRTPNKMQSPLLVQCASIRPPLATQHELLEDNRSPQHSPLSSPRGEKYIKKTGQVDVFKNPLTPPHRGASSSRRLSSTPVSKLERELSNKISDDNIGPYLASSQQSVDQVLSPISKPYLLSSSESVSSSSSRGQKIRLNNQQMDKKDFSDIPKPEKLMYEDLEEHISSPEYQGDIPEQCESDALHPSGDIINGNHVTATSLQDLTVLDQRQIEEQNREVEENIEERKKREERREREQQEALEGEQKEVEKLNKEPIQDSVKTDEEKEDKEGVKSGNSNSGAEDKVKDPTPNPLEKYMRIIQQSRAQERTNKDSKKEETGEVSLTEGLISSEKDDSTGDISHGDVDENFW, from the exons ACACAGCTCCGAAACCAGCTAATCCATGAACTAATGCACCCAATTTTAAGTGGAGAGCTTCAGCCACTGGCTGTTCCAAGTGATGACAGTTCACTTTTGATCACAGCTTCCAACAGCTTGGTGGCAGAACATCTACAGAGATGTGGCTATGAGTAttcactttctgttttctttccagaaagtggattagagaaaaagaag CTGTGGACTATGCAAGATCTTCTTCAATTAATGAGGATCAATCCAAAATCCAGTCTTTACAAATCACTg aCTTCGggaattcagaaggaaaataaag GTTTTCTTATGCAGATTTTAATTGGACTTACAGAGCATCATTTAAGTAAGGAAACTCATGAGACAGAAACTCAGACAAACTCGGTGCCTCCTTACAGAGAATCTCTCG CTGAGAAGCTTCAGCTGATTGATGAACAGTTTGCAGGCTCTTATACCCAGCATCAGGAATACGAATCTTTAGAAGTAAAACTTCATgaatatagaaaagaaatagagaagCAGCTTCAAGCAGAAATGTATCAAAAG cttgaacattttaaagaagttgAAATAGCAAAGATTAAAATGGAGGAGAAAGTGCAGACCCAGAAAGAAATCTCTGAGCTGCGTCATGAGTTAGAGAAGGAACATCAAGCAAAGTCCGAAGCCTTGATTTCTCGTGAAAAGAATGCTATTGAGAGGCTTCAAAAGCAACAAGAG ATAGAAGCAAAGGAAGTATACGCTCAGAGACAAAGTCTACTGAAAGATATTGAAGTCATAAGGACCAGAGAGGCGGAACTGAAGCAAAGAATTGAGGCATTTGAAGT CACTCAGAAaattcaggaagagaaaaataaagctattgaTGATGCGCTTCGACGTCGTGAGGTTGCTGTGAAGAACATAGAGGAGACATATGACCAAAAGCTTAAGACGGAACTCTTGAA GTATCAGCTTGAATTAAAAGAAGAATACATAGCCAGAACCAATAAAGTTactgaagatgagaaaaaaaataaag AGAAAGCTATGCTTTTGCATGAAGAATCCATTGCTGTTCATTCAAAAAAGGAGGAACTTAAGCAAGCTATATCACACACGAAAGAGCTTGAG CTGGATTTGGAGTCAGTGAAGGCCCAGGTTCTGTTGGTAAATAAACAGAATCAGTTGttaacagaaaaactgaaagaagtaTCAGACTATCCTTTGCTAAAGGAGGAGAAATTAGAGCTCCAAGTGCAGAATAAACTACTTAGGCAACAGCTGGATGAGACTCGCATTGAGAACCAGCATCTGCGAGACA AGCTGTCCCAGCCCTCAGCAGAGCACCTGGCCTGCCAAGTGGAGCTGAGGAGAGTGGAACATTCTAGGAAGCTGGCACTGGATGAATTTGAAAATCATAGGCAGATTTTGGAAAAGCAGCTACAAAGTGAG ACTGAGCATTGTGCCCAGTTGAAGACCCAACTGTTGGACTCTGAAGCTACTGTCAGGAAGCTAAACATGCAAGTTGAAGAACTGAAACTGCAAGtgaaacaaacacaggcag CTCTGGAAAATGAAGTGTATCGGAATCCAAAGCCTTCACTTGTTGATCGGTCTGTCCTTGACTTCACTGGTGACAGAGTTGTGCCTCATGACATTTATGTCGATAGCACATTCCTGAAGAATCAGGTTATGACCGATGTGATGAAGTTAAATGCGGTGCCAAGAGTTGGCTATCGTCAGCAGTTACATCCACGCAGTACTTCTCCAGATTCTGACCTGGAGTTTATGGCGCAAACCCGGGCAAGAAtaaaagaactagaaaaagaGGCAGAGTATTTGGAAGAAGCCTACAGGAACTACCAACATAGAGTCATGCAGGACGCGGCTGCAAGCAGAACACCAAACAAGATGCAGTCTCCTTTACTTGTGCAGTGTGCTAGTATTAGACCCCCCTTGGCTACCCAGCATGAACTTCTGGAGGATAATCGCAGCCCCCAGCATTCCCCCCTCAGCAGTCCAAGAGgtgaaaaatacatcaaaaaaaCTGGGCAGgttgatgtttttaaaaatcccttaaCACCACCACACAGAGGAGCGTCTTCTTCAAGGCGCCTTTCTTCTACTCCTGTTTCCAAATTGGAAAGAGAGCTCAGTAACAAGATTTCAGATG ACAACATTGGCCCATACCTTGCCTCTTCACAGCAGAGTGTTGACCAAGTGCTTTCTCCTATTTCAAAGCCATATCTACTTTCATCTTCAGAGTCTGTTTCTTCCTCATCCAGTCGTGGCCAGAAAATCAG ACTTAATAATCAACAAATGGATAAAAAAGATTTCAGTGATATCCCCAAACCAGAGAAACTAATGTATGAGGACCTTGAAGAACACATTTCTTCTCCTGAAT ATCAGGGGGACATTCCAGAGCAGTGTGAAAGTGATGCCTTGCATCCATCTGGGGACATCATCAATGGAAACCATGTCACAGCCACTTCGCTGCAGGATTTAA cagtgctggatCAAAGGCAGATTGAAGAACAGAATAGAGAAGTTGAGGAAAAcatagaagaaaggaaaaaaagagaagaaaggagagagcgAGAACAACAGGAAGCTTTGGAAGGAGAgcaaaaagaagtggaaaagcTTAACAAAGAG CCGATCCAAGACTCAgtgaaaacagatgaagaaaaagaagataaggAGGGGGTAAAATCTGGAAACAGTAATTCTGGTGCTGAAGATAAAGTTAAGGATCCTACTCCAAATCCGTTAGAAAAATACATGAGAATAATTCAGCAGAGCAGAGCGCAGGAACGGACAAACAAG gattcaaaaaaagaagaaacaggagaagTATCACTTACAGAGGGACTTATATCTAGTGAAAAGGATGACAG CACTGGAGACATCTCTCATGGAGACGTGGATGAAAACTTCTGGTGA
- the OFD1 gene encoding oral-facial-digital syndrome 1 protein isoform X5 translates to MASAEGEALSQDELRKRLYQTFKNRGVLDTLKTQLRNQLIHELMHPILSGELQPLAVPSDDSSLLITASNSLVAEHLQRCGYEYSLSVFFPESGLEKKKLWTMQDLLQLMRINPKSSLYKSLTSGIQKENKGFLMQILIGLTEHHLSKETHETETQTNSVPPYRESLAEKLQLIDEQFAGSYTQHQEYESLEVKLHEYRKEIEKQLQAEMYQKLEHFKEVEIAKIKMEEKVQTQKEISELRHELEKEHQAKSEALISREKNAIERLQKQQEIEAKEVYAQRQSLLKDIEVIRTREAELKQRIEAFEVTQKIQEEKNKAIDDALRRREVAVKNIEETYDQKLKTELLKYQLELKEEYIARTNKVTEDEKKNKEKAMLLHEESIAVHSKKEELKQAISHTKELELDLESVKAQVLLVNKQNQLLTEKLKEVSDYPLLKEEKLELQVQNKLLRQQLDETRIENQHLRDKLSQPSAEHLACQVELRRVEHSRKLALDEFENHRQILEKQLQSETEHCAQLKTQLLDSEATVRKLNMQVEELKLQVKQTQAALENEVYRNPKPSLVDRSVLDFTGDRVVPHDIYVDSTFLKNQVMTDVMKLNAVPRVGYRQQLHPRSTSPDSDLEFMAQTRARIKELEKEAEYLEEAYRNYQHRVMQDAAASRTPNKMQSPLLVQCASIRPPLATQHELLEDNRSPQHSPLSSPRGEKYIKKTGQVDVFKNPLTPPHRGASSSRRLSSTPVSKLERELSNKISDDNIGPYLASSQQSVDQVLSPISKPYLLSSSESVSSSSSRGQKIRLNNQQMDKKDFSDIPKPEKLMYEDLEEHISSPEYQGDIPEQCESDALHPSGDIINGNHVTATSLQDLTVLDQRQIEEQNREVEENIEERKKREERREREQQEALEGEQKEVEKLNKEPIQDSVKTDEEKEDKEGVKSGNSNSGAEDKVKDPTPNPLEKYMRIIQQSRAQERTNKDSKKEETGEVSLTEGLISSEKDDSTGDISHGDVDENFW, encoded by the exons ACACAGCTCCGAAACCAGCTAATCCATGAACTAATGCACCCAATTTTAAGTGGAGAGCTTCAGCCACTGGCTGTTCCAAGTGATGACAGTTCACTTTTGATCACAGCTTCCAACAGCTTGGTGGCAGAACATCTACAGAGATGTGGCTATGAGTAttcactttctgttttctttccagaaagtggattagagaaaaagaag CTGTGGACTATGCAAGATCTTCTTCAATTAATGAGGATCAATCCAAAATCCAGTCTTTACAAATCACTg aCTTCGggaattcagaaggaaaataaag GTTTTCTTATGCAGATTTTAATTGGACTTACAGAGCATCATTTAAGTAAGGAAACTCATGAGACAGAAACTCAGACAAACTCGGTGCCTCCTTACAGAGAATCTCTCG CTGAGAAGCTTCAGCTGATTGATGAACAGTTTGCAGGCTCTTATACCCAGCATCAGGAATACGAATCTTTAGAAGTAAAACTTCATgaatatagaaaagaaatagagaagCAGCTTCAAGCAGAAATGTATCAAAAG cttgaacattttaaagaagttgAAATAGCAAAGATTAAAATGGAGGAGAAAGTGCAGACCCAGAAAGAAATCTCTGAGCTGCGTCATGAGTTAGAGAAGGAACATCAAGCAAAGTCCGAAGCCTTGATTTCTCGTGAAAAGAATGCTATTGAGAGGCTTCAAAAGCAACAAGAG ATAGAAGCAAAGGAAGTATACGCTCAGAGACAAAGTCTACTGAAAGATATTGAAGTCATAAGGACCAGAGAGGCGGAACTGAAGCAAAGAATTGAGGCATTTGAAGT CACTCAGAAaattcaggaagagaaaaataaagctattgaTGATGCGCTTCGACGTCGTGAGGTTGCTGTGAAGAACATAGAGGAGACATATGACCAAAAGCTTAAGACGGAACTCTTGAA GTATCAGCTTGAATTAAAAGAAGAATACATAGCCAGAACCAATAAAGTTactgaagatgagaaaaaaaataaag AGAAAGCTATGCTTTTGCATGAAGAATCCATTGCTGTTCATTCAAAAAAGGAGGAACTTAAGCAAGCTATATCACACACGAAAGAGCTTGAG CTGGATTTGGAGTCAGTGAAGGCCCAGGTTCTGTTGGTAAATAAACAGAATCAGTTGttaacagaaaaactgaaagaagtaTCAGACTATCCTTTGCTAAAGGAGGAGAAATTAGAGCTCCAAGTGCAGAATAAACTACTTAGGCAACAGCTGGATGAGACTCGCATTGAGAACCAGCATCTGCGAGACA AGCTGTCCCAGCCCTCAGCAGAGCACCTGGCCTGCCAAGTGGAGCTGAGGAGAGTGGAACATTCTAGGAAGCTGGCACTGGATGAATTTGAAAATCATAGGCAGATTTTGGAAAAGCAGCTACAAAGTGAG ACTGAGCATTGTGCCCAGTTGAAGACCCAACTGTTGGACTCTGAAGCTACTGTCAGGAAGCTAAACATGCAAGTTGAAGAACTGAAACTGCAAGtgaaacaaacacaggcag CTCTGGAAAATGAAGTGTATCGGAATCCAAAGCCTTCACTTGTTGATCGGTCTGTCCTTGACTTCACTGGTGACAGAGTTGTGCCTCATGACATTTATGTCGATAGCACATTCCTGAAGAATCAGGTTATGACCGATGTGATGAAGTTAAATGCGGTGCCAAGAGTTGGCTATCGTCAGCAGTTACATCCACGCAGTACTTCTCCAGATTCTGACCTGGAGTTTATGGCGCAAACCCGGGCAAGAAtaaaagaactagaaaaagaGGCAGAGTATTTGGAAGAAGCCTACAGGAACTACCAACATAGAGTCATGCAGGACGCGGCTGCAAGCAGAACACCAAACAAGATGCAGTCTCCTTTACTTGTGCAGTGTGCTAGTATTAGACCCCCCTTGGCTACCCAGCATGAACTTCTGGAGGATAATCGCAGCCCCCAGCATTCCCCCCTCAGCAGTCCAAGAGgtgaaaaatacatcaaaaaaaCTGGGCAGgttgatgtttttaaaaatcccttaaCACCACCACACAGAGGAGCGTCTTCTTCAAGGCGCCTTTCTTCTACTCCTGTTTCCAAATTGGAAAGAGAGCTCAGTAACAAGATTTCAGATG ACAACATTGGCCCATACCTTGCCTCTTCACAGCAGAGTGTTGACCAAGTGCTTTCTCCTATTTCAAAGCCATATCTACTTTCATCTTCAGAGTCTGTTTCTTCCTCATCCAGTCGTGGCCAGAAAATCAG ACTTAATAATCAACAAATGGATAAAAAAGATTTCAGTGATATCCCCAAACCAGAGAAACTAATGTATGAGGACCTTGAAGAACACATTTCTTCTCCTGAAT ATCAGGGGGACATTCCAGAGCAGTGTGAAAGTGATGCCTTGCATCCATCTGGGGACATCATCAATGGAAACCATGTCACAGCCACTTCGCTGCAGGATTTAA cagtgctggatCAAAGGCAGATTGAAGAACAGAATAGAGAAGTTGAGGAAAAcatagaagaaaggaaaaaaagagaagaaaggagagagcgAGAACAACAGGAAGCTTTGGAAGGAGAgcaaaaagaagtggaaaagcTTAACAAAGAG CCGATCCAAGACTCAgtgaaaacagatgaagaaaaagaagataaggAGGGGGTAAAATCTGGAAACAGTAATTCTGGTGCTGAAGATAAAGTTAAGGATCCTACTCCAAATCCGTTAGAAAAATACATGAGAATAATTCAGCAGAGCAGAGCGCAGGAACGGACAAACAAG gattcaaaaaaagaagaaacaggagaagTATCACTTACAGAGGGACTTATATCTAGTGAAAAGGATGACAG CACTGGAGACATCTCTCATGGAGACGTGGATGAAAACTTCTGGTGA
- the OFD1 gene encoding oral-facial-digital syndrome 1 protein isoform X1, with amino-acid sequence MASAEGEALSQDELRKRLYQTFKNRGVLDTLKIQGSKRKYFSLWISLGVFSRKIKGLYQTQLRNQLIHELMHPILSGELQPLAVPSDDSSLLITASNSLVAEHLQRCGYEYSLSVFFPESGLEKKKLWTMQDLLQLMRINPKSSLYKSLTSGIQKENKGFLMQILIGLTEHHLSKETHETETQTNSVPPYRESLAEKLQLIDEQFAGSYTQHQEYESLEVKLHEYRKEIEKQLQAEMYQKLEHFKEVEIAKIKMEEKVQTQKEISELRHELEKEHQAKSEALISREKNAIERLQKQQEIEAKEVYAQRQSLLKDIEVIRTREAELKQRIEAFEVTQKIQEEKNKAIDDALRRREVAVKNIEETYDQKLKTELLKYQLELKEEYIARTNKVTEDEKKNKEKAMLLHEESIAVHSKKEELKQAISHTKELELDLESVKAQVLLVNKQNQLLTEKLKEVSDYPLLKEEKLELQVQNKLLRQQLDETRIENQHLRDKLSQPSAEHLACQVELRRVEHSRKLALDEFENHRQILEKQLQSETEHCAQLKTQLLDSEATVRKLNMQVEELKLQVKQTQAALENEVYRNPKPSLVDRSVLDFTGDRVVPHDIYVDSTFLKNQVMTDVMKLNAVPRVGYRQQLHPRSTSPDSDLEFMAQTRARIKELEKEAEYLEEAYRNYQHRVMQDAAASRTPNKMQSPLLVQCASIRPPLATQHELLEDNRSPQHSPLSSPRGEKYIKKTGQVDVFKNPLTPPHRGASSSRRLSSTPVSKLERELSNKISDDNIGPYLASSQQSVDQVLSPISKPYLLSSSESVSSSSSRGQKIRLNNQQMDKKDFSDIPKPEKLMYEDLEEHISSPEYQGDIPEQCESDALHPSGDIINGNHVTATSLQDLTVLDQRQIEEQNREVEENIEERKKREERREREQQEALEGEQKEVEKLNKEPIQDSVKTDEEKEDKEGVKSGNSNSGAEDKVKDPTPNPLEKYMRIIQQSRAQERTNKDSKKEETGEVSLTEGLISSEKDDRIRNYSGLIPLSFPPSYP; translated from the exons ACACAGCTCCGAAACCAGCTAATCCATGAACTAATGCACCCAATTTTAAGTGGAGAGCTTCAGCCACTGGCTGTTCCAAGTGATGACAGTTCACTTTTGATCACAGCTTCCAACAGCTTGGTGGCAGAACATCTACAGAGATGTGGCTATGAGTAttcactttctgttttctttccagaaagtggattagagaaaaagaag CTGTGGACTATGCAAGATCTTCTTCAATTAATGAGGATCAATCCAAAATCCAGTCTTTACAAATCACTg aCTTCGggaattcagaaggaaaataaag GTTTTCTTATGCAGATTTTAATTGGACTTACAGAGCATCATTTAAGTAAGGAAACTCATGAGACAGAAACTCAGACAAACTCGGTGCCTCCTTACAGAGAATCTCTCG CTGAGAAGCTTCAGCTGATTGATGAACAGTTTGCAGGCTCTTATACCCAGCATCAGGAATACGAATCTTTAGAAGTAAAACTTCATgaatatagaaaagaaatagagaagCAGCTTCAAGCAGAAATGTATCAAAAG cttgaacattttaaagaagttgAAATAGCAAAGATTAAAATGGAGGAGAAAGTGCAGACCCAGAAAGAAATCTCTGAGCTGCGTCATGAGTTAGAGAAGGAACATCAAGCAAAGTCCGAAGCCTTGATTTCTCGTGAAAAGAATGCTATTGAGAGGCTTCAAAAGCAACAAGAG ATAGAAGCAAAGGAAGTATACGCTCAGAGACAAAGTCTACTGAAAGATATTGAAGTCATAAGGACCAGAGAGGCGGAACTGAAGCAAAGAATTGAGGCATTTGAAGT CACTCAGAAaattcaggaagagaaaaataaagctattgaTGATGCGCTTCGACGTCGTGAGGTTGCTGTGAAGAACATAGAGGAGACATATGACCAAAAGCTTAAGACGGAACTCTTGAA GTATCAGCTTGAATTAAAAGAAGAATACATAGCCAGAACCAATAAAGTTactgaagatgagaaaaaaaataaag AGAAAGCTATGCTTTTGCATGAAGAATCCATTGCTGTTCATTCAAAAAAGGAGGAACTTAAGCAAGCTATATCACACACGAAAGAGCTTGAG CTGGATTTGGAGTCAGTGAAGGCCCAGGTTCTGTTGGTAAATAAACAGAATCAGTTGttaacagaaaaactgaaagaagtaTCAGACTATCCTTTGCTAAAGGAGGAGAAATTAGAGCTCCAAGTGCAGAATAAACTACTTAGGCAACAGCTGGATGAGACTCGCATTGAGAACCAGCATCTGCGAGACA AGCTGTCCCAGCCCTCAGCAGAGCACCTGGCCTGCCAAGTGGAGCTGAGGAGAGTGGAACATTCTAGGAAGCTGGCACTGGATGAATTTGAAAATCATAGGCAGATTTTGGAAAAGCAGCTACAAAGTGAG ACTGAGCATTGTGCCCAGTTGAAGACCCAACTGTTGGACTCTGAAGCTACTGTCAGGAAGCTAAACATGCAAGTTGAAGAACTGAAACTGCAAGtgaaacaaacacaggcag CTCTGGAAAATGAAGTGTATCGGAATCCAAAGCCTTCACTTGTTGATCGGTCTGTCCTTGACTTCACTGGTGACAGAGTTGTGCCTCATGACATTTATGTCGATAGCACATTCCTGAAGAATCAGGTTATGACCGATGTGATGAAGTTAAATGCGGTGCCAAGAGTTGGCTATCGTCAGCAGTTACATCCACGCAGTACTTCTCCAGATTCTGACCTGGAGTTTATGGCGCAAACCCGGGCAAGAAtaaaagaactagaaaaagaGGCAGAGTATTTGGAAGAAGCCTACAGGAACTACCAACATAGAGTCATGCAGGACGCGGCTGCAAGCAGAACACCAAACAAGATGCAGTCTCCTTTACTTGTGCAGTGTGCTAGTATTAGACCCCCCTTGGCTACCCAGCATGAACTTCTGGAGGATAATCGCAGCCCCCAGCATTCCCCCCTCAGCAGTCCAAGAGgtgaaaaatacatcaaaaaaaCTGGGCAGgttgatgtttttaaaaatcccttaaCACCACCACACAGAGGAGCGTCTTCTTCAAGGCGCCTTTCTTCTACTCCTGTTTCCAAATTGGAAAGAGAGCTCAGTAACAAGATTTCAGATG ACAACATTGGCCCATACCTTGCCTCTTCACAGCAGAGTGTTGACCAAGTGCTTTCTCCTATTTCAAAGCCATATCTACTTTCATCTTCAGAGTCTGTTTCTTCCTCATCCAGTCGTGGCCAGAAAATCAG ACTTAATAATCAACAAATGGATAAAAAAGATTTCAGTGATATCCCCAAACCAGAGAAACTAATGTATGAGGACCTTGAAGAACACATTTCTTCTCCTGAAT ATCAGGGGGACATTCCAGAGCAGTGTGAAAGTGATGCCTTGCATCCATCTGGGGACATCATCAATGGAAACCATGTCACAGCCACTTCGCTGCAGGATTTAA cagtgctggatCAAAGGCAGATTGAAGAACAGAATAGAGAAGTTGAGGAAAAcatagaagaaaggaaaaaaagagaagaaaggagagagcgAGAACAACAGGAAGCTTTGGAAGGAGAgcaaaaagaagtggaaaagcTTAACAAAGAG CCGATCCAAGACTCAgtgaaaacagatgaagaaaaagaagataaggAGGGGGTAAAATCTGGAAACAGTAATTCTGGTGCTGAAGATAAAGTTAAGGATCCTACTCCAAATCCGTTAGAAAAATACATGAGAATAATTCAGCAGAGCAGAGCGCAGGAACGGACAAACAAG gattcaaaaaaagaagaaacaggagaagTATCACTTACAGAGGGACTTATATCTAGTGAAAAGGATGACAG GATAAGAAACTACTCTGGACTCATACcactttccttccctccctcctatCCTTAA